CGCTCGCCCCGAACACCGGGTACCACGCGCGGGTAGCGGCGATCTGCCGGGAGTACGGCGTGCTGTTCGTCGCGGACGAGGTCATGAGCGGCATGGGCCGCTGCGGCGCGCCGCTGGCGGTGCGACTGGGCGGGGAGGTCACGCCGGACATCGTCGTGCTGGGCAAGGGCCTCGCGGCGGGCTACGCGCCCCTGGCGGGCCTGATGGCCAGCCCCGAGGTGTACGGCACGGTCATGGACGGCAGCGGGGCCTTCAAGCACGGGTTCACGTACGCGGGGCATCCGGTCAGCGTGGCGGCGGGCCTGAGCGTCCTGGACATCGTCGAGCAGGAGGGGCTGGTGCAGGCGGCCCGAGAGCGCGGCGCGCAGCTCCTCGCGGGCCTGGAAGTCCTGAAAGCTCGCCACCCGCATATCCTCGCGGTGCGTGGGCAGGGTCTGCTGCTGGGCGTGGTGCTGGGCGACCCGGCCACCGGGCAGGCGTTCGAGCGGCCCGGACTGGCCGACCGGGTCGCCGCCGCCGCGCGCGAGGAGGGCCTGCTGACCTACCCCGGCTCCGGCGCGGTGGACGGCGTGCGCGGCGATCACCTGCTGCTGGGGCCACCCCTGAGCATCACGCCCGCCGAGGTCGATGTGCTCCTTGAACGCCTGGACCGCGCCCTAGCGTCGCTGGGCGTCCCATCCTGAAACCTCTGTCCGATGCGGTCGGGGACAGCGGGTGTGTGCTGGGCTGAACCTCTACACCGCGGTCACTCGATCATGCTTGGGGGGCCGCAGCCGGACGTCCGGTGCGGCCCCCTCCCCCTTGCGTGGCCTTATTCGACGCGGGTCTCGACGCTGATCTCGCTGTTCAGGCTGGCTGCCACCGAGCAGTACTTCTCGTGGCTGAGGTGCGCGGCCTTGCTCAGGGTCTCCTCGGTGATGCCGTCCCCGCTGGCGATGTGCCGCACGGTGATGTGCGTGTAGCGTTTGGGGTCGGTGTCGGCCCGCTCGCCCTCGACCTCGATGCGGTAACTGCTCAGGGGCGTGCGGCGCTTTTTCATGATTTCCACGACATCGTACGCGGTGCAGGTGGCCAGGGCGCCCAGCAGGGCCTCCATGGGGGACACGCCGACCTTGGTGGGGCTGTTGTCGATCAGGAGCTGGTGGCCGCTCTCACTGACGCCCAGGTAGCGCTGCTCGCCGAGCCAGGTGACGTTCAGGGTCTTCTTCATGCCCTCACGCTAGCGCGTCCCGGGCCGGGCCACTGTCCTCCTGTCCGGGCAGGTCGTCCTCGAACAGGTCGTCGGCCGTCAGGTCGAGGTCCTCGCCCTGGTCCTCCTCCAGTTCGGGCAGGCGCACGCGGAAGGTGGCTCCGCCGCCGGGCGTGTCGATCACGTCGATGGTGCCGCCGTGCGCGGTGACGACCTGCTGCGCGATGGTCAGGCCC
The Deinococcus sedimenti DNA segment above includes these coding regions:
- a CDS encoding aminotransferase family protein, whose protein sequence is MSNVFYRSSKSYPVAVRAGGVFIETQDGRSFLDGSSGALVANIGHGRVSVAQAMAEQASRLAFVHGSQFTSDVLEEYASRLATFLDLPGYRFWAVSGGSEANESAIKLARQYHVERGEPGRFKVITRVPSYHGASLGALAASGMGARREVYAPLIREDAWPKMPKPDPTLSGEEDAERLRAVLEAAGPESVAAFICEPVVGASDAALAPNTGYHARVAAICREYGVLFVADEVMSGMGRCGAPLAVRLGGEVTPDIVVLGKGLAAGYAPLAGLMASPEVYGTVMDGSGAFKHGFTYAGHPVSVAAGLSVLDIVEQEGLVQAARERGAQLLAGLEVLKARHPHILAVRGQGLLLGVVLGDPATGQAFERPGLADRVAAAAREEGLLTYPGSGAVDGVRGDHLLLGPPLSITPAEVDVLLERLDRALASLGVPS
- a CDS encoding OsmC family protein; the protein is MKKTLNVTWLGEQRYLGVSESGHQLLIDNSPTKVGVSPMEALLGALATCTAYDVVEIMKKRRTPLSSYRIEVEGERADTDPKRYTHITVRHIASGDGITEETLSKAAHLSHEKYCSVAASLNSEISVETRVE